From the genome of Pseudomonas sp. TMP9, one region includes:
- a CDS encoding SDR family oxidoreductase, translated as MSTNISGKVVVITGASSGLGEATARHLSALGARVVLAARRKDKLDSLVAELIEAGGEAVAYQTDVTSQQDVNAMIQGAVDTFGRIDVLINNAGLMAIAPLSEGRVDEWDRMIDINIKGLLYGVAAALPVFQRQNSGHFINIASVAGLKVFSPGGTVYSGTKFAVRAISEGLRHEVGGNIRTTTIEPGAVDSELKFGSSHEQSRDFVVDFYKQAIPAASVARAIVYAIEQPADVDINEIVLRPTSQDF; from the coding sequence ATGAGCACTAATATTTCCGGCAAAGTTGTAGTGATCACAGGTGCAAGCAGTGGCTTGGGTGAGGCCACTGCACGCCATCTCAGCGCACTTGGCGCGCGAGTTGTGCTGGCCGCACGGCGCAAAGACAAGCTCGACAGCTTGGTCGCTGAACTCATCGAGGCGGGTGGCGAGGCGGTGGCTTACCAAACCGACGTCACCTCCCAGCAAGATGTAAATGCAATGATCCAAGGTGCCGTGGACACCTTTGGCCGCATCGATGTGTTGATTAACAACGCAGGATTGATGGCCATCGCCCCTCTCAGCGAAGGCCGGGTGGATGAGTGGGACCGCATGATTGATATCAACATCAAGGGCCTGCTGTATGGCGTTGCCGCCGCGTTGCCGGTGTTCCAGCGGCAGAACAGCGGGCACTTCATCAACATTGCTTCGGTCGCGGGTTTGAAGGTCTTTAGCCCAGGTGGCACGGTCTACAGCGGTACCAAGTTTGCGGTGCGGGCGATCTCTGAAGGCTTGCGTCATGAGGTGGGCGGTAACATCCGTACCACCACCATCGAGCCTGGCGCGGTGGATTCTGAACTCAAGTTTGGTAGCTCTCATGAGCAGAGCCGAGATTTTGTGGTGGATTTTTACAAGCAAGCCATTCCGGCAGCGTCTGTAGCGCGGGCGATTGTCTATGCCATCGAACAACCGGCCGATGTCGACATTAATGAAATTGTCCTGCGCCCGACCTCGCAGGATTTTTGA
- a CDS encoding thioredoxin domain-containing protein gives MSRRNVVLAISILAIVGFAIAALLYNRATTVPQTTAAVAQSSALERFGSPSIGPATAPVTVVEFFDPSCESCRAFYPIVKQIMAEYPEDIRLVVRYLRLHVGSEEVIRMLETARKQGVYVPVLEAVLEAQPQWHDDAKALAAWDAAAQAGLDIAKAREEMMAPAITATIERDAADGKTLGVSGTPTFFVNGKPLTNFGAQPLYELIVSEINAAQ, from the coding sequence CGTCCTCGCCATTAGCATCCTGGCCATCGTCGGTTTTGCGATTGCTGCGCTTTTGTACAATCGCGCCACGACAGTGCCGCAAACCACGGCAGCCGTGGCGCAAAGCAGCGCGCTGGAGCGCTTTGGCTCACCGAGTATTGGCCCAGCCACTGCGCCGGTTACCGTTGTCGAATTCTTTGACCCGTCCTGCGAAAGCTGCCGAGCCTTTTACCCCATCGTCAAACAAATCATGGCCGAGTACCCCGAGGATATTCGCCTGGTTGTGCGCTACCTGCGGCTGCATGTCGGCTCCGAAGAAGTGATCCGTATGCTCGAAACGGCACGCAAACAAGGGGTGTATGTGCCGGTACTCGAAGCCGTGCTGGAGGCGCAACCGCAGTGGCACGACGATGCCAAGGCGTTAGCTGCATGGGACGCGGCTGCTCAAGCCGGTTTGGACATTGCCAAGGCGCGCGAGGAGATGATGGCGCCGGCCATTACTGCCACTATCGAACGGGATGCTGCCGATGGCAAAACCCTAGGCGTCAGCGGCACGCCAACATTCTTCGTCAACGGTAAACCGCTGACCAACTTTGGCGCCCAACCGCTGTATGAACTGATTGTGAGTGAAATCAACGCCGCGCAGTGA